A portion of the Halobacterium zhouii genome contains these proteins:
- a CDS encoding DUF7563 family protein: MTPLQNSAVTADSPESARCENCDAHVSRPFVRVFGDNEGTLHRCLECTTFRELQDGAGSHSHSHT, from the coding sequence ATGACACCACTCCAAAATTCAGCGGTGACGGCCGACAGTCCTGAGTCTGCTCGCTGCGAGAACTGTGACGCACACGTCTCACGGCCGTTCGTACGCGTGTTCGGCGACAACGAGGGGACGCTGCATCGCTGTCTGGAGTGCACGACGTTCCGCGAACTACAGGACGGAGCCGGCTCGCACTCGCATTCTCACACCTGA
- a CDS encoding DUF1616 domain-containing protein, which yields MIRSRRDHPRWRTSLPLDVLTVAAIAVFVGLRPPGAVDALHVAVGLGFVFFAPGYAVLAALFPARRHASTDGSFPASGLGWVERAGLSVGASVALVPLVALAMAFAGAPFTAPSVRTWLVAVVLLAGAAAVVRRYALPPEERLVVPLAAWFTSLYDETVGASNRRDAALNIALAASVLLALGSVGFAVADAEQSDPYTEVVLLSENDAGELVAANYSTNYERGETHSYVVRVQNRRPAARSFTLVTELQRVRSTGDRSATVVESAVVSRRSVELGANETGDVDVSVTPSLVGDDLRLVTFLYEGDAPDDPSMSSASQSVFLWVDVAPSLGGEGSGTPRNETAMRHSAGDW from the coding sequence ATGATCCGCTCGCGACGCGACCACCCGCGCTGGCGGACGAGCCTCCCGCTCGACGTCCTCACGGTCGCCGCGATTGCGGTGTTCGTCGGGCTGAGGCCGCCAGGCGCCGTCGACGCGCTCCACGTCGCAGTCGGCCTCGGGTTCGTGTTTTTCGCACCCGGCTACGCCGTGCTCGCGGCGCTGTTCCCCGCTCGCCGGCACGCCAGCACGGACGGCTCGTTCCCGGCGTCCGGTCTCGGTTGGGTCGAGCGGGCCGGCCTCTCCGTCGGTGCGAGCGTAGCACTCGTTCCACTGGTCGCGCTCGCGATGGCGTTTGCGGGCGCGCCGTTCACCGCGCCGTCGGTTCGAACGTGGCTCGTCGCCGTGGTGCTTCTCGCTGGCGCCGCCGCCGTCGTCCGGCGGTACGCGCTCCCGCCTGAGGAACGACTCGTCGTCCCGCTCGCGGCGTGGTTCACCTCGCTGTACGACGAGACGGTCGGCGCGTCGAATCGGCGTGACGCCGCGCTCAACATCGCGCTCGCGGCGAGCGTGCTGCTCGCACTGGGGAGTGTGGGCTTCGCCGTCGCGGACGCCGAGCAGTCCGACCCGTACACGGAGGTCGTGTTGCTCTCGGAGAACGACGCTGGCGAACTCGTGGCCGCGAACTATTCGACGAACTACGAACGCGGTGAAACCCACTCGTACGTCGTCCGCGTCCAGAACAGACGGCCGGCGGCGCGCTCGTTCACGCTCGTGACGGAACTCCAGCGCGTGCGCTCGACGGGCGATCGCTCGGCCACGGTCGTCGAGTCGGCGGTGGTCTCGCGCCGGTCGGTCGAACTCGGCGCGAACGAGACGGGGGACGTCGACGTGTCGGTGACGCCGTCGCTGGTCGGCGACGACCTCCGCCTGGTGACGTTCCTCTACGAGGGGGACGCCCCGGACGACCCCTCGATGTCGTCCGCGAGCCAGTCCGTCTTCCTCTGGGTGGACGTCGCGCCGTCGCTGGGCGGTGAGGGGTCTGGCACACCACGGAACGAGACGGCGATGCGACACTCGGCGGGGGACTGGTAG
- a CDS encoding metal-dependent hydrolase — MWPWEHLAVGYILYSGYSRVRYGDSPDGTAAVVAVVASQLPDLIDKPLAWGLSVLPGGRTLGHSLVFAVPVLLVFWALARRADRPDLASAASIPYLAHLVGDVVYPALLPGESATLGFLLWPFTGGSGSSGVGFLDHLTELLANFGTYATSAAGVAYLVFDVVLVGGFVFLWLLDGLPGVAWLFPGHAPGRNRSWR; from the coding sequence GTGTGGCCGTGGGAGCATCTCGCGGTCGGCTACATCCTCTACTCGGGCTACTCCCGGGTCCGATACGGTGACTCGCCCGACGGCACCGCCGCGGTCGTCGCGGTGGTCGCCTCACAGCTGCCGGACCTCATCGACAAGCCGCTGGCGTGGGGGCTGTCGGTGCTTCCGGGCGGGCGGACGCTCGGCCACTCGCTCGTGTTCGCGGTCCCGGTGTTGCTCGTGTTCTGGGCGCTCGCGCGGCGCGCCGACCGCCCGGACCTAGCGAGCGCCGCGTCGATCCCCTACCTCGCGCATCTCGTCGGTGACGTGGTGTATCCGGCGCTGCTCCCCGGCGAGTCGGCCACTCTCGGATTCCTGCTGTGGCCGTTCACGGGGGGAAGCGGAAGCTCCGGCGTGGGATTCCTCGACCACCTCACCGAGTTGCTCGCGAACTTCGGGACGTACGCGACGTCCGCGGCGGGCGTGGCGTACCTCGTGTTCGACGTGGTGCTCGTTGGCGGGTTCGTCTTTCTCTGGCTGCTCGACGGCCTCCCCGGGGTCGCGTGGCTGTTCCCCGGCCACGCCCCCGGCCGCAACCGCAGCTGGCGGTAG
- a CDS encoding DUF7344 domain-containing protein, whose amino-acid sequence MSETDNADLSQNADLYLLSNPRRRFILSYLRRAGEPVDLVDLADEIAAWENDTEVEDLTSQQRKRVYVSIYQTHVPKLANAGVVTHDQDSGLVALSDDASEIDRHLQSEEEPRMWQFVYLSIAAFGGLLYLAILFELPVFSLIPLAAAGVLVVLLFGIAAITHFVYERYVSRRPPTDLIDER is encoded by the coding sequence ATGTCCGAGACCGACAACGCCGACCTCTCTCAAAACGCCGACCTCTACCTGCTCAGTAACCCACGGCGGCGGTTCATCCTCTCGTACCTCCGACGGGCCGGCGAGCCCGTCGACCTCGTCGACCTCGCCGACGAAATCGCCGCCTGGGAGAACGACACCGAGGTCGAGGATCTCACCAGCCAGCAGCGAAAACGCGTCTACGTCTCGATCTACCAGACCCACGTCCCCAAACTCGCGAACGCGGGCGTCGTCACCCACGACCAGGACAGCGGCCTGGTGGCGCTCTCCGACGACGCGAGCGAGATCGACCGCCACCTGCAGAGCGAGGAGGAGCCACGGATGTGGCAGTTCGTCTACCTCTCCATCGCTGCGTTCGGCGGACTGCTCTACCTGGCTATCCTCTTCGAGTTGCCGGTCTTCTCGCTGATTCCGCTGGCCGCCGCAGGCGTACTCGTGGTGTTGCTGTTCGGCATCGCCGCCATCACGCACTTCGTCTACGAGCGGTACGTCTCGCGGCGTCCGCCGACGGACCTCATCGACGAGCGCTGA
- the glmS gene encoding glutamine--fructose-6-phosphate transaminase (isomerizing): MCGITARVGDDDAVDTLLTGLANLEYRGYDSAGLAMENGDGLEVYKREGDLSSLRDAIDAERAEGHIGIGHTRWSTHGAPTNENAHPHTDCTNQVAVVHNGIIENHATLREELTARGHTFTSETDTEVVPHVMEEFLEEGASVESAFRDTISMLSGSFAVAVLVEETGELYATRKGSPLVLGVGENEYFLASDAPAFLEFTDQVVYLEDGDVVRASAEDHHITDANGDPVDRPVQSIDWSPEDAEKGGYDHYMKKEIHEQPTALAQTVRGRVEDGHTGATFEAFSRGEFSDVKQVQFLACGTSYHAALYAQQLLAQRGVPAQVFRAGEYATNPAPLGDDTLVVGVTQSGETADTLGSLRHASDAGARTLAVTNVVGSTAARECDDAVFIRAGPEIGVAATKTFSSQVATLGLLAEQIARDREEANHEEYTSGQSAFLEGVSTLSENVQWLLEGNDVENLVDRYRDADAYFFIGRGVMHPVAKEGALKFKEITYEHAEGFAAGELKHGPLALVTPDTPVFALFSGENDEKTLNNVKEVQARGAPVIGVTATDASEVVDTVDDVLEIPPTHPALAGVAANVQLQLISYHMADRLNRAIDKPRNLAKSVTVE, encoded by the coding sequence ATGTGTGGCATCACCGCTCGCGTCGGCGACGACGACGCCGTCGACACGCTCCTCACCGGACTCGCCAACCTGGAGTACCGCGGCTACGACTCTGCGGGACTCGCGATGGAGAACGGCGACGGCCTCGAGGTGTACAAGCGCGAGGGCGACCTCTCCTCGCTACGCGACGCCATCGACGCCGAACGCGCCGAGGGGCACATCGGTATCGGGCACACACGCTGGAGCACGCACGGCGCGCCGACGAACGAGAACGCACACCCCCACACTGACTGCACGAACCAGGTCGCGGTCGTCCACAACGGCATCATCGAGAACCACGCCACGCTCCGCGAGGAGCTCACCGCCCGCGGCCACACGTTCACGAGCGAGACGGACACGGAGGTCGTCCCCCACGTCATGGAGGAGTTCCTCGAGGAGGGAGCGTCCGTGGAGTCCGCGTTCCGGGACACCATCTCGATGCTCTCCGGGAGCTTCGCGGTCGCCGTGCTCGTCGAGGAGACCGGGGAACTGTACGCCACGCGAAAGGGGTCACCGCTCGTCCTCGGCGTCGGTGAGAACGAGTACTTCCTCGCCAGCGACGCGCCCGCGTTCCTCGAGTTCACCGACCAGGTGGTGTACCTCGAGGACGGTGACGTCGTCCGCGCCTCCGCCGAGGACCACCACATCACCGACGCCAACGGCGACCCGGTCGACCGGCCGGTGCAGTCCATCGACTGGTCGCCCGAGGACGCCGAGAAGGGTGGCTACGACCACTACATGAAAAAGGAGATCCACGAGCAACCGACGGCGCTCGCCCAGACGGTCCGCGGCCGCGTCGAGGACGGGCACACCGGCGCCACCTTCGAGGCGTTCTCGCGCGGCGAGTTCTCGGACGTAAAGCAGGTGCAGTTCCTCGCGTGCGGAACGTCCTACCACGCGGCGCTGTACGCCCAGCAGTTGCTCGCACAGCGCGGCGTCCCCGCGCAGGTGTTCCGCGCGGGCGAGTACGCCACGAACCCCGCGCCGCTCGGCGACGACACGCTCGTCGTTGGCGTCACGCAGAGCGGGGAAACAGCGGACACACTGGGGTCGCTCCGGCACGCCAGTGACGCCGGCGCGCGGACGCTCGCCGTCACGAACGTCGTCGGGTCGACGGCCGCGCGGGAGTGCGACGACGCGGTGTTCATCCGCGCCGGCCCCGAGATCGGCGTGGCGGCGACGAAGACGTTCTCCTCGCAGGTCGCGACCCTCGGCCTGCTCGCCGAACAGATAGCACGCGACCGCGAGGAAGCGAACCACGAGGAGTACACGTCCGGACAGAGCGCGTTCCTCGAGGGCGTCTCGACGCTCTCCGAGAACGTCCAGTGGCTCCTCGAGGGGAACGACGTCGAGAACCTCGTGGACCGCTACCGGGACGCCGACGCCTACTTCTTCATCGGCCGGGGTGTGATGCATCCGGTCGCGAAGGAGGGCGCGCTGAAGTTCAAGGAGATCACCTACGAGCACGCCGAGGGATTCGCCGCGGGCGAGCTCAAACACGGTCCGCTCGCTCTCGTCACCCCGGACACACCCGTGTTCGCGCTGTTCTCCGGGGAGAACGACGAGAAGACCCTGAACAACGTCAAGGAGGTTCAGGCCCGCGGCGCGCCGGTCATCGGGGTCACCGCGACGGACGCCTCCGAAGTCGTCGACACCGTCGACGACGTCCTGGAGATTCCCCCGACACACCCCGCGCTCGCGGGCGTGGCGGCGAACGTCCAGTTGCAACTGATCTCGTACCACATGGCCGACCGACTCAATCGCGCCATCGACAAGCCGCGCAACCTCGCGAAGAGTGTCACCGTCGAATGA
- a CDS encoding glucose-1-phosphate thymidylyltransferase, with the protein MQAIVLAVDDTEWTHPLAPNGPTSMLPVGRSTAAEHAVRSADAGGADRITLVDPDGVVTDAVPDDVDYEHSITLEDALAAGDDEFVLLPASVLLDAPAVASLVQRAPSMAVARSETRPRFGAVDADGSRVQHVRRLGEEHEANDSSDGDRTDGGVLAFTGAVSLPAACRDEDATFDALVAAGVEAGLGTVTAERWHDLERPWELLEANAHALEALDSERDGRIHPDATLSGGVVVEPEAVVESGVVVEGPALISRGATVGPNAYIRGATYLGPDAHVGHAVEVKNSVFLAGATVGHLSYVGDSVLGRDVNFGANTVVANLRHDDQSVRAAASDGRLSTGRRKFGVVVGENAKTGIGTNLNAGVTLGAGAHTTPGETVVRDR; encoded by the coding sequence ATGCAAGCCATCGTGCTCGCGGTGGACGACACCGAGTGGACGCATCCGCTCGCACCGAACGGACCAACGTCGATGCTCCCGGTCGGCCGCAGCACCGCCGCCGAACACGCCGTCCGAAGCGCCGATGCGGGTGGTGCAGACCGAATCACGCTCGTCGACCCGGACGGCGTCGTCACGGACGCCGTGCCCGACGACGTCGACTACGAGCACTCGATCACTCTCGAGGACGCACTCGCGGCAGGGGACGACGAGTTCGTGCTTCTCCCGGCGTCCGTCCTGCTCGACGCGCCCGCAGTGGCGTCGCTCGTCCAGCGCGCGCCGTCGATGGCCGTCGCGCGAAGCGAGACCCGGCCTCGGTTCGGCGCCGTCGACGCCGACGGCAGTCGCGTTCAGCACGTTCGACGTCTCGGCGAGGAACACGAGGCGAACGACTCTTCGGACGGTGACAGAACGGACGGCGGCGTGCTCGCGTTCACCGGAGCCGTTTCGCTCCCGGCGGCCTGCCGCGACGAGGACGCGACGTTCGACGCGCTCGTCGCCGCCGGCGTCGAGGCGGGCCTCGGCACGGTCACCGCAGAACGCTGGCACGACCTCGAACGCCCGTGGGAGCTACTCGAGGCAAACGCGCACGCGCTCGAAGCCCTCGACTCCGAGCGGGACGGGCGCATCCACCCGGACGCTACCCTCTCGGGTGGCGTCGTCGTGGAGCCGGAGGCCGTCGTCGAGTCCGGCGTCGTCGTGGAGGGGCCGGCACTCATCTCCAGGGGGGCGACTGTCGGCCCGAACGCGTACATCCGCGGGGCGACGTATCTCGGGCCGGACGCGCACGTCGGACACGCAGTCGAGGTGAAGAACAGCGTGTTCCTCGCGGGCGCGACGGTCGGCCACCTCTCGTACGTCGGCGACAGCGTCCTCGGACGGGACGTCAACTTCGGCGCGAACACCGTCGTTGCGAACCTCCGCCACGACGACCAGTCGGTGCGCGCAGCGGCGAGCGACGGCCGGCTCTCGACGGGCCGCCGGAAGTTCGGCGTCGTGGTCGGCGAGAACGCGAAGACCGGCATCGGAACGAACCTGAACGCGGGCGTCACGCTCGGCGCGGGAGCCCACACGACGCCCGGTGAGACGGTGGTTCGGGACCGGTGA
- a CDS encoding DUF7344 domain-containing protein produces the protein MSTQNLSSAEPVEPGSDPATTEQSDDQAATESTEQERLSLDIVFEILRNERRRLVLHYLRDNDGEATLGQLAEHIAALENDITVTALNAQQRKRVYVGLYQCHLPKMDDAGVIDFNQSRGTIDLCESADRLETYLDTEDDEARITDRHYLSLAGGSALVYTAALLAAGTLAATVATFLVIGAFVALAGADRHYSE, from the coding sequence ATGAGCACACAGAACCTCTCATCAGCCGAACCAGTTGAACCGGGGAGCGACCCAGCGACCACCGAGCAGTCAGACGACCAGGCAGCGACGGAGTCGACGGAACAGGAGCGCCTCTCCCTCGACATCGTCTTCGAAATCCTGCGTAACGAACGGCGCCGGCTCGTTCTCCACTACCTGCGGGACAACGACGGGGAGGCGACGCTCGGCCAGCTCGCAGAGCACATCGCCGCCCTGGAGAACGACATCACCGTAACCGCACTGAACGCACAGCAACGAAAACGCGTCTACGTCGGCCTCTACCAGTGCCACCTCCCGAAGATGGACGACGCCGGCGTCATCGACTTCAACCAGAGTCGGGGCACCATCGACCTCTGTGAGAGCGCCGACCGACTCGAAACCTACCTCGACACGGAGGACGACGAGGCCCGGATCACGGACAGACACTATCTCTCTCTCGCCGGCGGCAGCGCGCTCGTGTACACCGCCGCGTTGCTCGCTGCCGGAACGCTCGCCGCGACAGTCGCGACGTTCCTCGTAATCGGCGCGTTCGTGGCGCTCGCGGGTGCAGACAGACACTACTCGGAGTAG
- a CDS encoding HalOD1 output domain-containing protein has product MTVDQADLNSESEPSHFTWSADRTVSEQVVQAVADVADTSVTEIEPLNDAVDADALNNLFSAKFDGSVRRGGYLAFEYANHFVTVFASGRIEVDESV; this is encoded by the coding sequence ATGACAGTCGACCAAGCGGACCTAAACTCGGAGAGCGAGCCGAGTCACTTCACCTGGTCAGCAGACCGAACCGTGAGCGAGCAGGTCGTACAGGCCGTCGCGGACGTCGCGGACACCTCCGTTACGGAGATCGAGCCATTGAACGACGCGGTGGACGCGGACGCGTTGAACAACCTGTTCTCCGCGAAGTTCGACGGAAGCGTGCGTCGCGGCGGCTACCTGGCCTTCGAGTACGCGAATCACTTCGTGACCGTGTTCGCCAGCGGCCGGATCGAGGTCGACGAGAGCGTGTGA
- the glmU gene encoding bifunctional sugar-1-phosphate nucleotidylyltransferase/acetyltransferase has translation MQAVLLAAGRGTRMRPLTDGTPKPLLPVADRPLAAHGADAAVEAGVDELVVVVGYEGDAVREAFGETYRGVPVTYAVQNEQRGTADAVRAAREYLDGEFVVLNGDNLYDPDDVAALFDAGPAVGAFHAAEPSNYGVLSTDGERVTGIVEKPADPPSNLANAGAYAFPAAALDWLDVPESERGEHELTDVLARTVEHTHVRPVTFDRWLDVGRPWELLEANEWKLAELSSRVDGDVSEDATLSGRVVVEEGATVAAGATIEGPVLLCEGASVGSEATVRGASLVGPGCSVGPFAEVVNSVLMADVSVDHPAYVGDSVIGRRVVLGAGTKVHNFNHDGEEVITTVKNRRVSTDRERFGAVIGDGARTGENTTLAPGTTLASGETTDPGETVSEES, from the coding sequence ATGCAGGCCGTACTGCTCGCCGCCGGACGCGGCACTCGAATGCGCCCACTCACGGACGGAACGCCCAAACCACTCCTCCCCGTTGCAGACCGCCCACTGGCCGCCCACGGCGCCGACGCCGCCGTCGAGGCCGGCGTCGACGAACTGGTCGTCGTCGTCGGATACGAGGGCGACGCGGTGCGCGAGGCGTTCGGAGAGACGTACCGCGGCGTCCCGGTGACGTACGCGGTACAGAACGAACAGCGCGGCACCGCGGACGCGGTGCGGGCCGCCCGCGAGTATCTCGACGGCGAGTTCGTGGTGTTGAACGGCGACAACCTCTACGACCCCGACGACGTCGCCGCGCTGTTCGACGCGGGGCCGGCGGTCGGCGCGTTCCACGCGGCCGAACCGTCGAACTACGGCGTGCTCTCGACGGACGGGGAGCGCGTGACCGGCATCGTGGAGAAGCCCGCCGACCCGCCGTCGAACCTCGCGAACGCCGGCGCGTACGCGTTCCCGGCGGCGGCCCTCGACTGGCTGGACGTACCCGAGAGCGAGCGCGGCGAACACGAACTCACGGACGTGCTCGCCCGGACGGTCGAGCACACGCACGTGCGGCCGGTGACGTTCGACCGGTGGCTGGACGTCGGGCGACCGTGGGAACTCCTCGAGGCCAACGAGTGGAAGTTAGCGGAACTGTCCTCGCGCGTCGACGGCGACGTGAGCGAGGACGCGACGCTGTCGGGCCGCGTCGTCGTCGAGGAGGGCGCGACGGTGGCCGCGGGCGCGACCATCGAGGGGCCGGTGTTGCTGTGCGAGGGCGCGAGCGTCGGGTCGGAGGCGACCGTTCGCGGCGCGTCCCTCGTCGGCCCCGGATGTTCGGTGGGGCCGTTCGCGGAGGTTGTGAACAGCGTCCTGATGGCCGACGTGTCAGTCGACCATCCCGCGTACGTGGGCGACAGCGTCATCGGTCGCCGCGTCGTCCTCGGTGCCGGCACGAAGGTGCATAACTTCAACCACGACGGTGAAGAGGTTATCACGACCGTGAAAAACCGTCGCGTGTCGACAGACAGAGAGCGTTTCGGCGCGGTCATCGGCGACGGTGCTCGCACGGGAGAGAACACGACGCTCGCGCCAGGTACGACGCTCGCAAGCGGGGAAACGACCGATCCGGGCGAGACCGTCTCCGAGGAGTCGTAG
- a CDS encoding phosphopentomutase/phosphoglucosamine mutase: MFGTSGIRGPVGSEVTAALALDVGRAVASELRERRTTADGGSAAADEGAPLAVVGRDARETGPVLADAVSAGLRECGADVERLGVAATPTVARAVRATNAAVGVCVTASHNPPADNGLKLWTASGRAYDVDDAERVAARVRNDRFSFADWDGFGTETDSPDAVEHGSTSPASQARQDAVEHSSTSPRSASPRQDAVERHREALVADGRQIIGSDGLEGLDAVVDVGNGTGGVTADALTELGASVTTLNAQPDGCFPARPSEPTAEHCEALTDHVEATGADLGIAHDGDADRMMAVDDHGRFVSGDVLLALFARDAASEGDQVAVPIDTSLAVDSALAAVGASAVRTPVGDVHVANRIAEDDLPFGGEPSGAWLWRDGVPCPDGPLAAVRLAGLVAERGPLSTLVDGVETYPLERDSVETDRKDDLMEVVANRVRREYAEVTSIDGVRATVDGGWFLVRASGTEPLVRLTAEAKTPEHAESLLAAARDAVRAAESELA, translated from the coding sequence ATGTTCGGAACGAGTGGCATCCGCGGACCGGTCGGTTCGGAGGTGACGGCGGCGCTCGCGCTCGACGTCGGGCGTGCGGTCGCCAGCGAACTGCGGGAACGAAGGACTACCGCAGACGGCGGCTCCGCGGCCGCCGACGAGGGCGCACCGCTCGCGGTCGTCGGACGCGACGCGCGCGAAACCGGCCCAGTGCTCGCGGACGCCGTCTCGGCGGGCCTCCGGGAGTGTGGCGCGGACGTCGAGCGCCTCGGGGTCGCCGCCACGCCGACCGTCGCGCGAGCGGTTCGAGCGACCAACGCGGCCGTCGGCGTCTGCGTCACGGCCTCGCACAATCCGCCCGCGGACAACGGCCTGAAACTCTGGACCGCGTCGGGGCGAGCGTACGACGTCGACGACGCAGAGCGCGTCGCCGCGCGCGTGCGCAACGACCGCTTCTCGTTCGCCGACTGGGACGGCTTTGGAACGGAGACCGACAGCCCGGACGCTGTCGAACACGGTTCGACGAGCCCTGCCTCGCAGGCTCGGCAGGACGCCGTGGAGCACAGCTCCACGAGCCCTCGCTCGGCTTCGCCTCGCCAGGACGCCGTCGAACGCCACCGCGAGGCGCTCGTCGCTGACGGGCGACAGATTATCGGGAGCGACGGCCTCGAAGGCCTGGACGCCGTGGTGGACGTCGGGAACGGCACCGGCGGCGTCACCGCGGACGCGCTCACGGAACTCGGTGCCTCGGTCACGACCCTGAACGCCCAGCCGGACGGCTGCTTCCCGGCGCGCCCGAGTGAGCCGACGGCCGAGCACTGCGAGGCGCTGACCGATCACGTCGAGGCGACCGGCGCAGACCTCGGCATCGCCCACGACGGCGACGCAGACCGCATGATGGCCGTCGACGACCACGGACGCTTCGTCTCCGGCGACGTGTTGCTCGCGTTGTTCGCACGTGACGCCGCGAGCGAGGGCGACCAGGTCGCCGTCCCCATCGACACCAGCCTCGCCGTCGACAGCGCGCTCGCCGCCGTCGGCGCGTCCGCCGTGCGCACGCCCGTCGGGGACGTCCACGTCGCGAACCGCATCGCCGAGGACGACCTGCCGTTCGGCGGCGAGCCGAGTGGCGCGTGGCTCTGGCGTGACGGCGTGCCGTGCCCGGACGGGCCGCTCGCCGCGGTCAGACTCGCCGGCCTCGTCGCCGAACGCGGGCCGCTCTCGACGCTCGTCGACGGCGTCGAGACGTACCCTCTGGAGCGCGACAGCGTCGAGACCGACCGGAAGGACGACCTGATGGAGGTCGTCGCGAACCGCGTGCGCAGGGAGTACGCGGAGGTCACGAGCATCGACGGCGTGCGCGCGACCGTCGACGGCGGCTGGTTCCTGGTGCGCGCGAGCGGCACCGAACCGCTCGTGCGACTCACCGCAGAGGCGAAAACCCCCGAGCACGCCGAGAGCCTGCTCGCTGCCGCCCGAGACGCGGTTCGCGCCGCCGAGTCAGAGCTCGCCTGA
- a CDS encoding helix-turn-helix domain-containing protein, which yields MSRTPVLLDDDEWARVLDALGDDDDEGVRDCRETIAAQVRDGRSDCDSGDHQETLDADTAFELLSDPVRRELLWTCRERGTMSVDDLVDAVAGELDSDRDRVGVDLHHTHIPKLSDAGVLTVESDTVQYGGDRLLDCLAAVDRE from the coding sequence ATGAGTCGGACGCCGGTGCTGCTCGACGACGACGAGTGGGCGCGCGTCCTCGACGCGCTCGGGGACGACGACGACGAGGGCGTCCGTGACTGCCGGGAGACCATCGCCGCGCAGGTCCGCGACGGGCGCTCGGACTGCGACAGCGGCGACCACCAGGAGACGCTCGACGCCGACACCGCCTTCGAGTTGCTCTCCGACCCCGTGCGGCGGGAGTTGCTGTGGACGTGCCGGGAGCGTGGAACCATGAGCGTCGACGATCTGGTCGACGCGGTCGCGGGGGAACTCGACTCGGACCGCGACCGCGTCGGCGTCGACCTCCACCACACGCACATCCCGAAGCTCTCGGACGCGGGCGTTCTCACCGTGGAGTCGGACACGGTCCAGTACGGCGGCGACAGACTGCTCGACTGTCTCGCCGCAGTCGACCGCGAGTAG
- a CDS encoding glycosyltransferase family 2 protein, translated as MFEGHTVAVAIPAYNEESFVADVIDAVPDYVDRVYPVDDGSTDDTWREIRRAADDVNREQTDRTAVIAHPDHRGDGGTQTGGFARRVVPLRHQKNRGVGAAIKTAYLRAREDDLDVTVVVGGDGQMDPEQMGGLIRPIVDGRVDYTKGNRFLYDGGVAEMPRHRVVGNVLLGHLTKFASGYWSLGDSQSGYTAISTRALDAARIEEMYEDYGYCNDLLVRLNVADCRVADVPRPVTYGDEESHIRYRTYVPKVSTLLLRGFTRRLWRNYFVRDLHPAGLGYVAGALGSLAGVALLAASAFSLLLGASGAFAQASVGGLAVLLGALLLVSAMTLDRQQNEHLAVVEDQ; from the coding sequence ATGTTTGAGGGACACACCGTCGCGGTCGCCATCCCCGCGTACAACGAGGAGTCCTTCGTGGCCGACGTCATCGACGCCGTCCCTGACTACGTCGACCGCGTCTACCCCGTCGACGACGGCTCGACGGACGATACGTGGCGGGAGATACGGCGCGCCGCGGACGACGTGAACCGCGAGCAGACTGATCGCACGGCGGTCATCGCCCACCCCGACCACCGCGGCGACGGCGGCACGCAGACCGGCGGGTTCGCTCGCCGCGTCGTGCCGCTGCGCCACCAGAAGAATCGTGGCGTCGGCGCCGCCATCAAGACGGCGTACCTCCGCGCACGCGAAGACGACCTGGACGTGACGGTGGTCGTCGGCGGCGACGGCCAGATGGACCCCGAGCAGATGGGCGGACTAATCCGCCCAATCGTCGACGGGCGCGTGGACTACACGAAAGGCAACCGGTTCCTCTACGACGGCGGCGTCGCCGAGATGCCGCGCCACCGCGTCGTCGGGAACGTGTTGCTCGGCCACCTCACGAAGTTCGCCTCCGGCTACTGGTCGCTCGGCGACTCCCAGTCCGGCTACACGGCCATCTCCACGCGCGCGCTCGACGCCGCCCGCATCGAGGAGATGTACGAGGACTACGGCTACTGCAACGACCTGTTGGTCCGCCTGAACGTCGCGGACTGCCGGGTCGCGGACGTCCCGCGCCCCGTCACCTACGGGGACGAGGAGAGCCACATCCGCTACCGAACGTACGTCCCGAAGGTGTCCACGCTGCTGTTGCGCGGGTTCACGCGGCGCCTCTGGCGGAACTACTTCGTGCGGGACCTCCACCCTGCCGGCCTCGGGTACGTCGCTGGCGCGCTGGGCAGTCTCGCCGGCGTAGCCCTCCTCGCCGCGTCCGCGTTCTCGCTTCTGTTGGGCGCGAGCGGTGCGTTCGCGCAGGCGAGCGTCGGCGGCCTCGCCGTCCTGCTCGGCGCGCTCCTCCTCGTCTCCGCGATGACCCTCGACCGGCAGCAGAACGAGCACCTCGCCGTCGTCGAGGACCAATGA